Proteins encoded together in one Hemiscyllium ocellatum isolate sHemOce1 chromosome 9, sHemOce1.pat.X.cur, whole genome shotgun sequence window:
- the LOC132818735 gene encoding DEP domain-containing protein 1A-like isoform X2, which yields MESRMITPGPYRATKLWNELTKLFRAGMPLKKHRMHLKKYTNCFMASEAVDWLHELLRSNSNFGPEVTRQQTLQLLRKFLKNHVIEDMKGRWGAENLDDNSQLYRFPTTSPLKVVPNHPPFHKTNAASRSTKVKGGFCELPKTMTKENDILQFQVNAEETDKEMPEVISEEPKIHVRQVTQTDIEETWREVALNHLQKILGLAALNDVLDFSQVIPQYILYNVHNVSKHGVVILQDKSEDLPHWVLSAMKCLANWPRNNDLTQPSYPGFERDVFKTVADYFVNLPEPLLTFEFYELFVNILGLLQPQLERIAIEALQICCLFLPPPNRRKLQLLMRMISRISQNVDMPQLHEAMGTRMLVVQTFSRGILRCENEADLDELLGTRLVSFILDHHQEILQVPPYLQNAVDNHIRHLQKVQITYPCTNMNAEVPMYTFCKQISTKEFEEQKVSVSQIAIAELLENIVEDKKISIKDKRKKLKQFQREYPEIYQNRFPTTDSEAKLFQDKPKIKQPMLITMKRPLKSLQKMQRLRY from the exons ATGGAAAGCCGTATGATCACGCCAGGTCCCTACAGGGCTACGAAGCTT tggaaTGAATTGACCAAGCTTTTTAGGGCAGGAATGCCTCTGAAAAAACATAGAATGCACTTGAAAAAATACACTAACTGTTTCATGGCTTCTGAAGCAGTGGATTGGCTACATGAACTACTAAGAAGTAACAGTAATTTTGGGCCAGAAGTGACTAGACAACAGACTCTACAACTATTGAGGAAGTTTTTGAAGAATCATGTAATTGAAGATATGAAGGGAAGATGGGGAGCAGAGAACCTGGATGATAATAGCCAGCTCTACAG ATTTCCTACAACATCCCCACTGAAAGTTGTTCCTAATCATCCTCCGTTTCACAAAACAAATGCTGCAAGCAGAAGTACCAAGGTGAAAGGTGGCTTTTGTGAATTACCCAAGACAATGACCAAGGAAAATGACATTCTTCAATTTCAG GTGAATGCAGAAGAAACAGATAAAGAGATGCCAGAGGTCATTTCTGAGGAACCAAAAATACATGTCAGACAAGTTACACAAACTGACATTGAAGAAACTTGGAGAGAAGTTGCACTTAACCA CCTACAGAAGATCTTGGGTTTGGCTGCATTAAATGATGTGCTCGATTTCTCTCAAGTTATCCCGCAGTACATTTTGTACAATGTACATAATGTCAGTAAACATGGAGTTGTAATATTACAAGACAAGTCGG AGGACTTGCCTCATTGGGTGCTATCTGCCATGAAATGTCTAGCAAACT GGCCCCGGAACAATGACCTGACCCAGCCAAGTTATCCTGGTTTTGAGCGAGATGTATTCAAAACAGTTGCAGACTACTTTGTGAACCTTCCTGAGCCTCTACTTACATTTGAATTTTATGAACTCTTTGTAAATATATTGG GTCTGCTACAACCTCAGCTGGAGCGGATTGCCATTGAAGCCCTTCAGATCTGTTGTCTCTTCTTGCCTCCACCTAATCGTAGAAAACTGCAACTACTTATGCGCATGATATCTCGCATCAGTCAGAATGTTGATATGCCACAACTTCATGAAGCCATGGGAACAAGAATGTTG GTGGTTCAGACCTTTTCACGTGGTATACTACGTTGCGAAAACGAAGCTGACCTTGATGAATTACTAGGCACAAGACTTGTTTCCTTTATATTGGACCACCATCAAGAAATTCTGCAGGTACCACCTTATTTGCAGAATGCTGTTGACAACCACATCCGTCATCTCCAAAAAGTCCAG ATTACATATCCATGCACAAACATGAATGCTGAGGTCCCAATGTATACATTCTGTAAACAAATAAGCACCAAAGAATTTGAAGAGCAAAAGGTTTCTGTATCTCAGATTGCCATAGCTGAGTTGCTGGAAAATATTGTAGAAGATAAAAAGATAtctattaaagacaaaaggaaaaaaCTTAAGCAA
- the LOC132818735 gene encoding DEP domain-containing protein 1B-like isoform X1, whose product MESRMITPGPYRATKLWNELTKLFRAGMPLKKHRMHLKKYTNCFMASEAVDWLHELLRSNSNFGPEVTRQQTLQLLRKFLKNHVIEDMKGRWGAENLDDNSQLYRFPTTSPLKVVPNHPPFHKTNAASRSTKVKGGFCELPKTMTKENDILQFQVNAEETDKEMPEVISEEPKIHVRQVTQTDIEETWREVALNHLQKILGLAALNDVLDFSQVIPQYILYNVHNVSKHGVVILQDKSEDLPHWVLSAMKCLANWPRNNDLTQPSYPGFERDVFKTVADYFVNLPEPLLTFEFYELFVNILVLCGYIMVSNRPQGKRKNLDELYCPQPAKSQHLNRHTHSFKSTECLLLSLIRKDVSEENNPLFQPEQLQEEMEYTSEQNINQKGCVIHLNQNVKNSRKAVFKEHLTGGSCQNLTNLMNDHIPHSSIQSRCYSVGNVLNFSSGDILHKQSCHSDLNEAKLQTSHKPSHSQVSRSLTKSRPRAESMSNLYLESGRQQISNSTSRCSSAWTLTESGKEPLTNCTNQELLRESSNVSSQNPIYGQDQQNQDVQSWSLHHFSKMNSSELNTASKNKVFNNKGNHFNINAPVAEVTMKPDFSAPLGFRRPSSFSLAAAVGSEYTAVDGALVSHYNKHAVDGSEHASTGCHSTFAGYLNGTQSLLQPQLERIAIEALQICCLFLPPPNRRKLQLLMRMISRISQNVDMPQLHEAMGTRMLVVQTFSRGILRCENEADLDELLGTRLVSFILDHHQEILQVPPYLQNAVDNHIRHLQKVQITYPCTNMNAEVPMYTFCKQISTKEFEEQKVSVSQIAIAELLENIVEDKKISIKDKRKKLKQFQREYPEIYQNRFPTTDSEAKLFQDKPKIKQPMLITMKRPLKSLQKMQRLRY is encoded by the exons ATGGAAAGCCGTATGATCACGCCAGGTCCCTACAGGGCTACGAAGCTT tggaaTGAATTGACCAAGCTTTTTAGGGCAGGAATGCCTCTGAAAAAACATAGAATGCACTTGAAAAAATACACTAACTGTTTCATGGCTTCTGAAGCAGTGGATTGGCTACATGAACTACTAAGAAGTAACAGTAATTTTGGGCCAGAAGTGACTAGACAACAGACTCTACAACTATTGAGGAAGTTTTTGAAGAATCATGTAATTGAAGATATGAAGGGAAGATGGGGAGCAGAGAACCTGGATGATAATAGCCAGCTCTACAG ATTTCCTACAACATCCCCACTGAAAGTTGTTCCTAATCATCCTCCGTTTCACAAAACAAATGCTGCAAGCAGAAGTACCAAGGTGAAAGGTGGCTTTTGTGAATTACCCAAGACAATGACCAAGGAAAATGACATTCTTCAATTTCAG GTGAATGCAGAAGAAACAGATAAAGAGATGCCAGAGGTCATTTCTGAGGAACCAAAAATACATGTCAGACAAGTTACACAAACTGACATTGAAGAAACTTGGAGAGAAGTTGCACTTAACCA CCTACAGAAGATCTTGGGTTTGGCTGCATTAAATGATGTGCTCGATTTCTCTCAAGTTATCCCGCAGTACATTTTGTACAATGTACATAATGTCAGTAAACATGGAGTTGTAATATTACAAGACAAGTCGG AGGACTTGCCTCATTGGGTGCTATCTGCCATGAAATGTCTAGCAAACT GGCCCCGGAACAATGACCTGACCCAGCCAAGTTATCCTGGTTTTGAGCGAGATGTATTCAAAACAGTTGCAGACTACTTTGTGAACCTTCCTGAGCCTCTACTTACATTTGAATTTTATGAACTCTTTGTAAATATATTGG TTTTGTGTGGCTACATCATGGTCTCAAACAGACCGCAAGGAAAGCGCAAGAATTTGGATGAGCTCTATTGCCCACAGCCAGCAAAATCACAGCATTTGAATAGACATACACACTCTTTCAAATCAACAGAGTGCCTATTACTAAGCTTAATTCGCAAAGACGTTTCAGAAGAAAATAACCCTTTGTTTCAACCAGAACAACTACAAGAGGAAATGGAATATACATCTGAGCAAAACATCAATCAAAAAGGATGCGTTATACATCTAAACCAGAATGTGAAAAACTCCAGAAAAGCTGTTTTCAAAGAGCACCTAACAGGAGGCAGCTGTCAGAATCTGACTAATTTAATGAACGATCACATACCGCATTCTTCCATCCAGTCTAGATGCTACTCAGTAGGAAACGTTTTGAATTTTTCAAGTGGGGATATACTGCACAAACAAAGTTGTCACTCTGATCTAAATGAAGCAAAACTTCAAACCAGTCACAAACCGTCCCATAGTCAGGTTTCACGATCACTTACAAAGAGTAGACCGAGAGCAGAGTCTATGTCAAATCTCTATTTGGAGAGTGGCAGACAACAAATTTCTAACTCGACTTCTAGGTGTAGCTCAGCATGGACCTTGACTGAATCTGGTAAGGAACCTTTGACTAATTGTACAAATCAAGAATTGCTCAGAGAGTCAAGCAATGTATCCAGCCAAAACCCAATTTATGGTCAGGACCAACAAAATCAAGACGTACAGTCATGGAGTTTGCACCACTTCTCTAAAATGAACTCCAGTGAGTTAAATACAGCCAGTAAAAATAAAGTATTCAACAATAAAGGCAACCACTTCAATATAAATGCTCCAGTTGCTGAAGTCACTATGAAACCTGACTTTTCAGCTCCGCTAGGATTCAGGCGACCAAGCTCATTCAGTTTAGCTGCTGCAGTTGGCAGTGAATATACAGCTGTAGATGGGGCTCTTGTGTCCCATTATAACAAACATGCTGTGGATGGATCTGAACATGCTTCAACTGGTTGTCACTCAACATTTGCTGGATATTTAAATGGAACACAAA GTCTGCTACAACCTCAGCTGGAGCGGATTGCCATTGAAGCCCTTCAGATCTGTTGTCTCTTCTTGCCTCCACCTAATCGTAGAAAACTGCAACTACTTATGCGCATGATATCTCGCATCAGTCAGAATGTTGATATGCCACAACTTCATGAAGCCATGGGAACAAGAATGTTG GTGGTTCAGACCTTTTCACGTGGTATACTACGTTGCGAAAACGAAGCTGACCTTGATGAATTACTAGGCACAAGACTTGTTTCCTTTATATTGGACCACCATCAAGAAATTCTGCAGGTACCACCTTATTTGCAGAATGCTGTTGACAACCACATCCGTCATCTCCAAAAAGTCCAG ATTACATATCCATGCACAAACATGAATGCTGAGGTCCCAATGTATACATTCTGTAAACAAATAAGCACCAAAGAATTTGAAGAGCAAAAGGTTTCTGTATCTCAGATTGCCATAGCTGAGTTGCTGGAAAATATTGTAGAAGATAAAAAGATAtctattaaagacaaaaggaaaaaaCTTAAGCAA